The sequence GATTATAGGTGCTGAGCAGTCCCAAGGTTGACAGTCAGCAAGGTGGAGAGCCAGGGGAACTTGTGTTTCAGTTCCAGTCTGAGCCTCAAGGACTGAGGACCAGCAAAGTTTCGAAGACAGATGTCCTGCCTCGACCCTCAAGCAGACCAAGTTCCCTCTTACTCAGCCTTGGTGCTCCATTTGGGTCTTCAACTGATCGGATAAGGCCCACCCACCCATCATGGGAAgggccatctgctttactcagtcctCCAATTCAGTGGATGTTAAGtgcatccagaaacaccctcacagtcACACCAAAAGTCACATTTAGCCAAACATCTGGCTATTGGTGACCCAGGCGCGTTGGCacttaaaattaaccatcatgcTCTATTAATATCTTATGTTAGAATGGTCCATTTGCTGCCATTAATAAACACTGACACgtaattattaactaaagtccatattcTATGCAGATTTCATAATTTTCCCCGACTATCCTTTTGCTGTCCAGAATGCCACCCTGGGCACCACATAACATTAGGCATCATGCCTCCTCAAACTCCTCTTGGTTGTGATAGTTTCTCAGGCTTCCcttgtgttgtttcatttttctgatctTGACAGTTTTAAGGAACACTGGTCAGGTATCTTATAGAAAGTCCCTaagttgggatttgtctgatgttccCCTCATGATTAGTCCGGGGTTATGGGTTTGtaggaggaagaccacagaggtaaagtgccctTCTCATCCCATTATATCAAGGGTACATAGCATCAACATGACttcactgttgatgttgaccttgatcacctggcttgaggtagtgtttgtcaggtttctatactacaaaattactttttctttctcccattacGTACTACACTCTCTGGAAGAAAGTTACTCTGCATAGCCCACACTTAAGGGGTGAGGGGTTACAGTCCACCTCATTAAGGACAGCGTCTCTACATAAATTACTTGGAATTCTTCTATATAGatttgcctcttctctccctttatgtATTCAACCATTAGACATAGATGTAGAGATAgatgagacagagatagaaatagagatagaaaTGCATGTCAGTAAGGgctcatagatatttattttatacaagttataatccaatacttttaaaagttttgttgttCATATTCCTCCAGTTTGGGCCATTGGGAGCCCTTTCAGTTAGCTCCCGTGTCCCTTTGAAATACCCCCATCATGGTGGCATTGAGGGTTTGGGGATTTGGGGGTGTGgtgggtttgggtttgtttgttcgttcgttcattcgtttttcagcattttcttactttctagCAGTATAAGATGCTCCAGGATCATCTTGTCTGTTTTCTGCCCCAGGCTTAGAATTAGCCATTTTCTCCAGGGAACGCTGGTTCACTTTATTGGAGAATgctattagaaaccaagatctggggggcgcctggatggctcagtcagttaagcatccaactttagctcaggtcatgatctagtggtttatgagtttgacccctgcatcaggctctgtgctgacagctcagcctggagcctgcctcggattctgtgtctccctctctctctgcccctccaccccctctctgcttaaaaataaataaacattaaaaaaaaacttaaaaaaaaaaaaagaaaccaagatctgggtgccaTATTGCTTCTAGGCTCTCTCAGTTGATAGAGAAGATATGCATGTACACTAATCTgtgtatatacaatttttaaatatttctgtatgtaatCTACTGTATCTATATTGAGCTAAACACGAGTTCATATTAATGTCTCCAATTTCCGACCCATTATCACATGGATCACGCTAGCCTCCTCCCCTTGCTTACAAGTAACTTCTCgtccaaaaaataagaaatcatccatgttcatttacttacttttcaATTCCCGTGTATGTGCACAGTGGTTTTAAAATTGTCAACCCACACCCCCACAGGAAACCACTTCAACTAGAGACAGTGCTCGTTCATTGTCACAGATCCACTCATTTCCAGATTAGCACCTTAGTCCTCCGTCCCTTCCGTGAGGCCATCTCGTACATTTGTAAAACAGCTAGACTCTTTTGTCACATTCTTCATTCCATCCTGGGATCCCCTGACctcctaaatgattttttaaattttgcataaaGCTTACTCTTTACGACAGATGCTTAATATCTTGTATCCACCATTACGGTatcatatagaatagtttcaatgccttaaaaaaaaacccaaaaatccccagggtgactgggtggctcagttagttgagcatcccactgttgatctcagctctggtcttgatcccagggccatgagttcaagcccagcatggggctccaaACTGGGTTtgaaggctacttaaaaaaaaaaaagtccagggtgcctgggtggctcagtgggctgggcgtccgacttcggcccaggtcatgatctcacggttcgtgggttcgagccctgcatcaggctctgtgctgacagctcagagcctggagcctgctctgaattctgtgtcttcctctctctctgcccctcccccgcttgtgttctgtctctcaaaaataaacactaaaaaataaatttttaatgtgaaagaacattacaaaaaaatacataaacttttaaacaattatttaaaacatcCCTTGTTCAGCTACTTAATTCTACCCCTCAtcacccctggcaaccagtcATTTGTTTACCTTATGTagaagtttccttttttccagaacGCCCTacaattggaatcatacagtacatggttttttcagactggcttctttcacttagcaatatgccgCTCCGTGTCTTTTCATGGTGAGATAgatgatttccttttattgctgaataatagtTCATTATATGGATACATCACAGTTAATTTGCTCATTTGCCAATTGAATGCCACTTCCTCTGGGAAGACTTCTGTGATGTcaccaagcaggctccttccTCCAAATTCCAATGCATCCTGTACCAGACTTCCCATTGTCGTACTATACTGTGTGCCTTCGCTTCCCTGTCCGTCTCTCCTTGAGACTaagagctccttgagggcagaagcCATGGCCAGTTCATTTCCATATCATCAGTGTCCAGCACAAGGCCTGGGATGAAGGATAGAGtcagaaaaatgtctgttgaatgaatgaatgaatgaatgaatgaatgaacgaacgaatgtcctgcagatgaggaaaatcTACCGACCCGGGACATGAGGGGTACGCGAGGCCAGAAAAGTTTTGAGGAAGAGTAGCGTGGGAGAAAGGGTTAGTGTTTGGAGGAGAGTCTAAGATATAGGGTTATGAGGAATGAGATTTCAGGGGAGGGGTCTGGATAGAGAAATGGATGGAAAAGAGGAGAATGAATATTCATTTGTCCACACGACAGCCCTATAAGATAGTTATTATTAGCGTCCGCCTCTTAAAAGACGGGGAAACCCAAGCCTGCCGAGgtgagtaacttgcccaggagGAAATCGCCTGTGGGGGCAGTGTGAGATTCGAACCATCAGCTTATTTAACTCCAGTCGATGCTCTCCTCACCAGTTTGGGACAGGGCCCGACCTGCAGTGAGTAGTCAACGGAGGTGAGCTGTCCCTGCTATTGTCAGTATGAGGCACCGGCTTGGGGTCTGGGGGGCCAGGTTGAGGGGTCTCTGAGGTTGCCCTCGGACCTGAGACCCAGCCTGGACCTGAGCACTAGGCAAATGAGAAGCACAGGCGCGGTGGTAGCGTTGGTGAGGGACCCGTTGCCATAGGAACAAACGGAGGCTTTAGGAGGAGGGCGCATGCGCGGACCGGGGAAAGGGTGTTGAACCGGTGAAAGGTGACGTAAAAGCGCACGGGGTGAGACGCAGGGCTCCGAACGTCAAAGCCCTGCGTCCTCCGGCACCCAGAGCGGTAGAAAGGCGCGTTCGGTGGTGGCGGCTGCAGCAGCAATAACAGCCCCAGCCGGACCGAGACCAGGCGGAGCGCAGCCGACGTGCAAAACAGCGCGAGTGAAGCGTTAGGGCGGCGCCCGCACACGGGAAGACCCCTCCGCGTGAACCGCGGCGGACCGGACCGGGGTCCCGGCTTCCGAGGCCCCGCCTCTCGGGCCTTGGGACTAATCGGATTGAGAGCGCGCCGGCCTGGACCGCGAACTCGCCAATTGCGTAGGGCGTCAGCCACCGCCCAATCCGGAGCAGACAGGTGCGAGCCCCGAAAGGCGGAGGCCAATCAGCAGCGGTTGCGGCCTGTTGGGGCCGGTCTCGGCCAATGAGGAGGCTCGAGTGACATCTTCGCGCACCAATAGGGAGTGAGAGAGCGTTCGTGCCCGCCTACCCTTCCGGCCTGAGCTCTATTTACCAGGGGCGTGCGGCCGGTTTACCAATCAGAGCGCGGCTGAGCGGCCAAGCAGCCAACCCCGGAGGAGCGGCCGGCCGGCGTCCGCCGCACCCAAGAGTTGGGGATGTCCTACAAACCCatcgcccccgcccccagcagtaCCCCCGGCTCCAGCACCCCTGGGCCCGGCACCCCGGTCCCTACAGGTGAGGATCCAGCTCTACCCCTGCTCACCTGCCCGGGTGGTGGAGAAGACGGCCTGAGTTCTGCAACACTGGGCCTGCCGCCTACcctcgctgagcctcagtttgctggCCTGTGAAGTGGGCGTGGTCACGTAAGGGCTAGTTGGTggagtgcagggggaggggttTGTCCCTGAAGTTGAGCTCCTGAAGTGAAGCATCCGTTTGGAGGGAATCGGGCGAATCCGGTCGGGGGCTTGGAAAGCTGGGAGGAGGCGTCCTGGCCCCGCGCTGACCTCTTACTCGCGCATGTTGCAGCCGGAAGTGTCCCATCGCCATCGGGCTCGGTGCCGGGAGCCGCTGCCCCTTTCAGACCCCTGTTTAACGACTTCGGACCGCCCTCCATGGGTTATGTGCAGGTGAGTGGGGCTGAGGGACTGCCTCTGGATGGGGACTGGAGGTCCCCTCGGGGCCTGAGTTCATTGCCCTGTCCTCTTTTGACACAGGCAATGAAGCCACCGGGCGCCCAGGGCTCCCAGAGCACCTACACGGACCTGCTGTCGGTCATAGAGGAGATGGGCAAAGAGATCCGGCCAACCTATGCTGGTAGCAAGAGCGCCATGGAGCGTCTGAAGAGAGGTAAGTGAGGCCTTCACCCGCCCTGGTCAAGAGACTAACACCGGACAGTCCTTCATGAGGAAGGGAAGGACATCTGAAGGCCACCTGAGCCAAGCCTAGACAAGGGCCAGGATCACCATCCAGAGAGGTgttttgaattgaattgaaattgAGTCCGTTTTCGGGGAAGGACCAGAGCATTTGTATTTCAACAAGGCAGATTTGAGGGTTAGCCACGTCTCTAATCGTACTAGTCCCCTCGTTAGATTATAGTCCTTGTCCTTTTTACTGAAAGGAaagggggtagagagggaggggtcttcctctggggggggggggggactgtggAGAGTCGCTCTACGTCACTTGCGCATCCCCACCTCAGGCATCATCCATGCCCGGGCCCTAGTCAGAGAGTGCCTGGCAGAGACAGAGCGGAACGCCCGCACGTAACAGGACGCAACTCCGCCTCCGAATCTGGACCTTTCCCGGCCACTGCAGAGCACCTGCTTCTCCCTGGCCTTCACCCCGAGTTGCACTTCCCAGCCTGGGCTTCCTGTCCTGTGTCCCGTGGTGGGTGCCCTCCAGGAACCAGGGGGCGGCTCTCACTCCAGTCGACAGCACTAACTGGGACTCTTTCAAGAGTTAGCAGCGAGGTCACTGTGAGTCCCACCCATGACCTGCCAACAGTGTTGATCCAACTGGAGCGTTCTCCTTTCTGTGGCCCCCACCACTCAGCACTTACCCAGGACTTTTCACCACTTTTCCCAGACTCCTCCCCTAGCAGGGCCTCCGAAGGCCTGTCACCTC is a genomic window of Acinonyx jubatus isolate Ajub_Pintada_27869175 chromosome D1, VMU_Ajub_asm_v1.0, whole genome shotgun sequence containing:
- the CDK2AP2 gene encoding cyclin-dependent kinase 2-associated protein 2 isoform X1; amino-acid sequence: MSYKPIAPAPSSTPGSSTPGPGTPVPTAGSVPSPSGSVPGAAAPFRPLFNDFGPPSMGYVQAMKPPGAQGSQSTYTDLLSVIEEMGKEIRPTYAGSKSAMERLKRGIIHARALVRECLAETERNART
- the CDK2AP2 gene encoding cyclin-dependent kinase 2-associated protein 2 isoform X2 — encoded protein: MGYVQAMKPPGAQGSQSTYTDLLSVIEEMGKEIRPTYAGSKSAMERLKRGIIHARALVRECLAETERNART